In a single window of the Flavivirga spongiicola genome:
- the metH gene encoding methionine synthase, with translation MMDKTANNQQLATNNQRRYMKLSGLEPLVLNENSNFINVGERTNVAGSRKFLRLIKEEKFDEALDIARHQVDGGAQIIDINMDDGLIDGKESMVRFLNLIAAEPDICRVPIMIDSSKWEIIDAGLQVVQGKCVVNSISLKEGEEKFIWEAKQIKRYGAAVVVMAFDEVGQADNYERRIEISKRSYDVLVNKVGFPSEDIIFDLNIFPVATGMEEHRRNAIDFIEATRWVRENLPNVSVSGGVSNVSFSFRGNDGVREAMHSVFLYYAIQAGMNMGIVNPALLEVYDDIPKDLLEHVEDVILDRRDDATERLLDFAETVKGSKKEKVLDLSWRENTLQERITHALVKGIDAYIIEDVEQARQEAEKPIEVIEGHLMIGMNVVGDLFGAGKMFLPQVVKSARVMKKAVSYLNPFIEAEKGEKQQALGKVLMATVKGDVHDIGKNIVSVVLGCNNYEIVDLGVMVPPEKIISEAKEHNVDAIGLSGLITPSLDEMVYLAKEMERQNFSVPLLIGGATTSKAHTAVKIDPQYKNAVVHVNDASRAVTVVGDLLNKKTSNAYVAKLKKDYDEFREKFLKRGKEKSYISIEEARSKKHPIDWETSKIVKPNELGIQILKQLSLKELLPYIDWKPFFISWDLHGKFPEILTDKVVGEQATQLYEDAQAMIKQIVAKQLLKPKAVFGLFEANTINHDDISIQKKGREIAVFRTLRQQLKKRDGIPNIALSDFIAPKETGKMDYMGAFCVGIFGAQELATYYKEKEDDYNSIMAQAIADRFAEAFAEYLHKQVRTKHWGYAAGESLSNEELIKETYKGIRPAPGYPACPDHLEKETIWELLDVEKLIGVSLTESLAMWPAAAVSGYYFGNPEAKYFGLGKITDDQVTDYATRKGIKKDKARKWLHPNLANQ, from the coding sequence ATGATGGATAAAACAGCCAACAACCAACAACTAGCAACTAATAACCAAAGAAGGTACATGAAACTTTCGGGATTAGAACCTTTGGTTCTAAACGAAAACAGCAATTTTATAAATGTTGGTGAGCGTACTAACGTTGCTGGGTCTCGTAAGTTTTTAAGATTAATAAAAGAAGAGAAATTTGATGAGGCGTTGGATATCGCGCGTCACCAGGTTGATGGAGGTGCACAAATAATAGACATTAATATGGACGATGGTCTTATTGATGGTAAAGAATCGATGGTGCGCTTTTTAAATTTAATAGCTGCCGAACCAGATATTTGTCGTGTTCCCATTATGATAGATAGCTCTAAATGGGAGATTATTGATGCCGGACTTCAAGTTGTGCAAGGAAAATGTGTAGTAAACTCTATTTCTTTAAAAGAAGGTGAAGAAAAGTTTATTTGGGAAGCAAAACAGATTAAGCGCTATGGAGCAGCTGTTGTTGTGATGGCTTTTGATGAGGTTGGGCAAGCAGATAATTACGAAAGACGTATTGAAATATCAAAGCGTTCTTATGATGTATTAGTTAACAAAGTAGGATTTCCATCGGAAGATATTATTTTCGATTTAAATATATTCCCTGTAGCTACAGGCATGGAAGAACATCGTAGAAATGCGATCGATTTTATTGAAGCGACGCGTTGGGTACGTGAAAATTTACCAAATGTGAGTGTTAGCGGTGGTGTGAGTAATGTGTCGTTTTCTTTTAGAGGAAATGATGGTGTTCGTGAAGCGATGCACTCGGTGTTTTTATACTATGCCATTCAGGCAGGTATGAATATGGGAATTGTAAACCCTGCCCTTTTAGAAGTATATGATGATATTCCTAAAGACTTATTAGAACATGTTGAAGATGTTATTTTAGACAGAAGAGACGATGCAACAGAGCGTTTATTAGATTTTGCTGAAACGGTAAAAGGTTCTAAAAAAGAAAAGGTTTTAGATTTATCCTGGAGGGAAAATACACTTCAAGAGCGTATTACACATGCCTTGGTAAAAGGAATTGATGCCTATATTATTGAAGATGTAGAACAAGCAAGACAAGAAGCCGAAAAACCAATAGAGGTTATTGAAGGTCATTTAATGATTGGAATGAATGTGGTTGGTGATTTGTTTGGAGCCGGAAAAATGTTTTTACCACAAGTGGTTAAATCGGCAAGGGTCATGAAAAAAGCGGTGTCCTATTTAAATCCATTTATTGAAGCTGAAAAAGGCGAAAAACAACAAGCCTTAGGAAAGGTGTTAATGGCAACTGTAAAAGGAGATGTACACGATATTGGTAAAAATATTGTGAGCGTTGTTTTAGGTTGTAATAATTACGAGATAGTTGATTTGGGGGTCATGGTGCCACCAGAAAAAATAATTTCTGAGGCTAAAGAACATAATGTAGATGCTATTGGTTTGTCAGGTTTAATTACGCCGTCTTTAGACGAAATGGTGTATTTAGCTAAAGAAATGGAACGCCAAAACTTTTCGGTACCCCTACTAATAGGTGGTGCAACGACATCGAAAGCACATACGGCTGTGAAAATTGATCCTCAGTATAAAAATGCTGTAGTTCATGTAAATGATGCATCCAGAGCGGTGACTGTTGTCGGAGATTTATTGAATAAGAAAACTTCCAATGCGTATGTTGCAAAACTAAAAAAGGATTACGATGAATTTCGCGAGAAGTTTTTAAAACGAGGCAAAGAGAAATCATATATATCCATAGAAGAAGCTCGAAGTAAAAAACACCCTATAGATTGGGAAACATCTAAAATTGTAAAGCCTAATGAGCTAGGAATTCAAATATTAAAGCAATTAAGCTTAAAAGAATTACTACCATACATAGATTGGAAACCTTTCTTTATTTCGTGGGATTTGCATGGTAAATTCCCAGAGATCTTAACGGATAAGGTTGTGGGTGAACAGGCAACACAATTATACGAAGATGCACAAGCTATGATTAAACAAATTGTTGCAAAACAATTATTAAAACCAAAAGCTGTTTTTGGTTTGTTTGAAGCCAACACTATTAACCATGACGACATATCTATTCAGAAAAAAGGTCGCGAGATTGCAGTGTTTAGAACCCTACGCCAGCAATTAAAGAAAAGAGATGGGATTCCAAATATAGCCTTGTCTGATTTTATTGCACCAAAGGAAACAGGTAAAATGGATTATATGGGAGCTTTTTGTGTAGGTATTTTTGGAGCCCAGGAACTAGCAACTTATTACAAGGAAAAAGAAGATGATTATAACTCTATAATGGCACAAGCCATTGCTGATAGATTTGCAGAAGCATTTGCAGAATATTTACATAAACAAGTGCGAACAAAACATTGGGGATATGCAGCAGGTGAAAGTTTATCTAATGAAGAATTGATAAAAGAAACTTATAAAGGGATTCGTCCGGCACCTGGTTACCCGGCATGTCCGGATCATTTAGAAAAAGAAACTATTTGGGAGTTATTAGATGTCGAAAAGCTTATAGGCGTTTCTTTAACGGAAAGTTTGGCCATGTGGCCGGCTGCTGCAGTATCTGGATATTATTTTGGGAATCCAGAAGCAAAATACTTCGGTTTAGGTAAAATTACGGATGATCAGGTAACCGATTATGCTACTAGAAAAGGGATTAAAAAAGATAAAGCCAGAAAGTGGTTGCATCCTAATCTTGCTAATCAGTAG
- the metF gene encoding methylenetetrahydrofolate reductase [NAD(P)H] yields the protein MKVTEHIKKADGKTLFSFEIIPPQKGRSIQELYNNIDPLMEFNPPFIDVTTSREQYVYIDKGEGLLDRKITRMRPGTVGICAAIKHKYNVDTVPHVLCGGFTKEETEYLLVDCHYLGIDNVMALRGDAMSHQKYFEPSKGGNNYATDLVAQIQNLNCGKYLHEVIESDHKSDFCIGVAGYPEKHMEAPSMLADLRRLKEKVDAGADYVVTQMFFDNKKYFEFVDKAKEAGIDVPIIPGIKPLAVKRHLQILPQVFKIDLPETLVDEVEKCKDNKQVRQVGIEWAIKQSEELKKAGVPVLHYYSMGKSDNIKAIASQLF from the coding sequence ATGAAGGTAACAGAACATATAAAAAAGGCAGACGGAAAAACATTGTTTTCCTTTGAAATTATTCCACCACAAAAAGGTAGAAGTATTCAGGAATTGTATAATAATATAGATCCTTTAATGGAGTTTAATCCACCATTTATTGATGTGACAACCTCAAGAGAACAGTACGTTTATATTGATAAAGGAGAAGGTTTATTAGATAGGAAAATAACCCGTATGCGTCCAGGTACCGTAGGTATTTGTGCAGCTATAAAACATAAATATAATGTGGATACAGTTCCACATGTATTGTGTGGTGGTTTTACAAAAGAGGAAACCGAATATTTGCTGGTTGATTGTCATTATTTAGGGATTGATAATGTGATGGCTTTACGTGGAGATGCTATGAGTCATCAAAAATATTTTGAACCCTCAAAAGGAGGTAATAACTATGCAACAGATTTAGTGGCTCAAATTCAGAATTTGAATTGTGGAAAGTATTTGCATGAGGTTATAGAGTCGGATCATAAATCTGATTTTTGCATTGGTGTTGCCGGCTATCCGGAAAAACATATGGAAGCTCCTTCGATGCTGGCCGATTTAAGACGCCTTAAAGAGAAAGTAGATGCCGGAGCAGACTATGTAGTAACACAAATGTTTTTTGATAATAAAAAATACTTTGAATTTGTAGACAAAGCAAAAGAGGCGGGGATTGATGTGCCTATTATTCCGGGAATAAAACCACTGGCAGTAAAGCGTCATTTACAGATATTACCACAAGTATTTAAAATAGATTTGCCAGAAACCTTAGTTGATGAAGTTGAAAAATGTAAAGACAATAAGCAGGTAAGACAAGTGGGAATAGAGTGGGCTATAAAGCAATCAGAAGAGCTTAAAAAAGCAGGAGTTCCTGTACTTCATTATTACTCTATGGGTAAGAGCGATAATATAAAAGCCATTGCATCACAGTTGTTTTGA
- a CDS encoding acyloxyacyl hydrolase, which translates to MRLFLVCIFCAVFSVSFSQEKAYTSYIDVNYFKGNIALHNNDILHLIKGHPEGVILGWNKKTYGFKDWEQRYNYPDYGISFAYQNLKNDVLGNNYSLYAHYNFYFLKRHLMLRVGQGLALTTNPYDKEENFRNIAFGSKIMSSTYLMFNYKKEHIIDRFGVQAGLSFLHYSNANVKAPNASINTLALNVGIIYSLDDVEPEYITLLSNEEKETFIQPIKYNFAFRSGINESDIIGSGQFPFYIFSAYADKRINIKSALQFGTDVFFSNFLKEIIHHKSVAFPEDGVSGKEDYKRVGVFAGHELFINKTSLITQFGYYVYYPFDFEGRTYVRIGLKRYFSDKWFGALTLKSHGAKAEAVEFGVGVRL; encoded by the coding sequence ATGAGGTTATTTTTAGTCTGTATTTTTTGTGCAGTTTTCAGTGTTTCTTTTTCACAAGAAAAAGCATATACATCTTACATAGATGTTAATTATTTTAAAGGAAACATCGCGTTGCACAATAACGATATTCTGCATTTAATTAAAGGACATCCAGAAGGTGTAATTTTAGGTTGGAACAAAAAAACCTATGGATTTAAAGATTGGGAACAACGCTATAATTATCCTGATTATGGTATCTCTTTTGCTTACCAAAATCTAAAAAACGATGTTTTAGGAAATAATTATTCACTATATGCGCATTACAATTTTTATTTCTTAAAACGCCATTTAATGCTGCGTGTTGGTCAAGGATTAGCCTTAACGACCAATCCTTATGATAAAGAAGAAAATTTCAGAAATATTGCTTTTGGTTCTAAAATAATGAGTAGTACCTACTTGATGTTTAATTACAAAAAGGAGCATATTATAGATAGGTTTGGGGTGCAGGCAGGTTTGTCATTTCTTCACTATTCTAATGCTAATGTAAAAGCTCCTAACGCAAGTATAAATACATTAGCTCTAAATGTTGGAATAATTTATAGTTTAGATGATGTAGAACCGGAATATATAACACTTCTTAGTAATGAGGAAAAAGAAACATTTATACAACCCATAAAATATAATTTTGCTTTTAGAAGTGGTATTAACGAAAGTGATATAATTGGTAGCGGACAATTCCCTTTTTATATTTTTTCTGCCTATGCAGATAAGCGTATTAATATAAAAAGTGCCTTACAATTTGGAACCGATGTGTTCTTTTCAAATTTTTTAAAAGAGATTATTCATCACAAATCAGTTGCTTTCCCAGAAGATGGTGTATCTGGTAAGGAAGATTATAAAAGAGTTGGTGTTTTTGCAGGTCATGAATTGTTTATTAATAAAACGTCACTAATTACACAGTTTGGGTACTATGTTTATTATCCGTTTGATTTTGAGGGGCGTACATATGTTAGGATAGGTTTAAAACGCTATTTTAGTGATAAATGGTTTGGGGCATTGACACTAAAATCGCATGGTGCCAAAGCAGAGGCGGTAGAATTTGGGGTTGGTGTTAGATTGTGA
- a CDS encoding head GIN domain-containing protein, giving the protein MKRITQILVLFLIIACDSENSGDCFQKAGSIIQQEIVVAPFNRILVNRDIELVIKEGVEQKVIIETGANLLNDVEASVLDGKLTLTDNNTCNYVRDYGTTKVYVTSPNITEIRSSTQYDISSDGILTYPSLTILSEDFGVPDTFTTANFRLQIDNNTFRLVFNNLSNCFISGKTENLNLTFAAVSSRFEGRDLVAQKVQLWNRSSNDMIVNPQQEIKGTISGTGDVISVNRPPIVAVDELYKGRLIFE; this is encoded by the coding sequence ATGAAAAGAATAACTCAAATATTAGTTTTGTTTTTAATAATAGCTTGTGATAGCGAAAATTCTGGGGACTGTTTTCAGAAAGCAGGATCCATTATTCAACAGGAAATAGTTGTCGCACCTTTTAATAGAATATTAGTAAATCGCGATATTGAATTAGTCATTAAAGAAGGAGTTGAACAAAAGGTTATTATCGAAACTGGAGCGAATTTATTAAATGATGTAGAAGCTTCTGTTTTAGACGGTAAGCTAACATTAACAGATAATAACACTTGTAACTATGTGCGCGATTATGGTACTACTAAGGTATACGTGACATCCCCAAATATTACAGAAATAAGGAGTTCTACACAATATGATATAAGCTCTGATGGCATTTTAACATATCCAAGTTTAACTATTCTATCAGAAGATTTTGGAGTACCGGATACCTTTACAACTGCTAATTTTAGATTGCAGATTGATAATAATACGTTTCGATTAGTCTTTAACAATTTGTCTAATTGTTTTATTTCAGGTAAAACAGAAAACTTAAATCTTACTTTTGCAGCAGTATCATCGCGTTTTGAAGGACGAGATCTTGTTGCTCAAAAGGTACAATTATGGAACAGGTCATCAAACGATATGATTGTAAACCCGCAACAAGAAATAAAGGGTACTATTTCTGGAACGGGTGACGTGATTTCTGTAAATCGACCACCAATAGTTGCCGTTGATGAATTATATAAAGGACGATTAATTTTTGAATAG
- a CDS encoding acetate/propionate family kinase, whose product MQVLVLNSGSSSLKFQLFSMPEETILCSGLIERIGFDDTRFKFKTEEDTLEVVTAIPNHKRGLELLAKQLLDKDTGIIKSTDDIDIVGHRVVHGGKHFSDTTEITEVVKDKIKALSSLAPLHNPPNLEGIEVAETIFPNAKQVAVFDTAFHQSIPEYAYKYAIPNEYSEKHNIRVYGFHGTSHKYVSEKAIEYLGKNNSKIITIHLGNGCSMTAVKDGKSIDHSLGFSPISGLIMGTRSGDIDPAIIFHLAEKYDYSINEINTLLQKKSGMFGLTGLSDLRDIEAEAEKGNKACQLALQMNVYRIKKYIGSYAAVLNGLDAIVFTAGIGENSILMRQMVCEDLDFLGIELDSKKNNIKPKNLKNINTETSKVEILVIPTNEELEIAKQSVNLFSD is encoded by the coding sequence ATGCAAGTATTAGTTTTAAATTCAGGAAGTTCCTCTTTAAAATTTCAATTATTTTCAATGCCGGAAGAAACCATTCTTTGTTCTGGTTTAATTGAACGCATTGGGTTTGATGATACAAGATTCAAATTCAAAACCGAAGAAGACACTCTTGAAGTTGTAACCGCCATTCCTAATCACAAAAGGGGTCTGGAATTATTAGCAAAACAGTTATTAGATAAAGATACTGGCATTATTAAATCTACTGATGATATTGATATTGTAGGACATCGTGTTGTACATGGTGGTAAACATTTTAGCGATACCACTGAAATTACTGAAGTTGTAAAAGATAAGATAAAAGCGCTTTCGTCATTAGCACCTTTGCACAACCCTCCAAATTTAGAAGGCATTGAAGTTGCCGAAACCATATTTCCAAATGCTAAACAAGTAGCGGTTTTTGATACGGCATTTCATCAATCAATTCCAGAATATGCTTATAAATATGCGATTCCAAATGAATATTCAGAAAAACATAATATTAGAGTTTATGGATTTCATGGCACCAGCCATAAGTATGTTTCAGAAAAAGCTATTGAATATCTAGGGAAAAACAATTCAAAAATCATCACTATTCATTTAGGTAATGGCTGTAGTATGACTGCTGTTAAAGATGGAAAAAGTATTGATCATTCTTTAGGTTTTTCACCTATTAGCGGATTGATTATGGGCACGCGTTCCGGAGACATTGATCCTGCTATCATTTTTCATTTAGCTGAAAAATATGATTATAGCATAAATGAAATCAATACACTACTCCAAAAGAAAAGTGGCATGTTTGGTTTAACAGGCTTAAGTGATTTAAGAGACATCGAAGCGGAAGCTGAAAAAGGCAACAAAGCTTGCCAATTGGCGTTACAAATGAATGTGTACCGTATAAAAAAATATATTGGTAGTTATGCAGCAGTTTTAAACGGATTGGATGCTATCGTATTTACCGCTGGAATTGGTGAGAATTCTATTTTAATGCGCCAAATGGTTTGTGAAGATTTAGACTTTTTAGGTATCGAGCTCGATTCTAAAAAAAATAATATAAAGCCTAAAAACTTAAAAAATATAAATACGGAAACATCAAAGGTTGAAATATTGGTCATTCCTACCAATGAAGAGTTAGAAATTGCTAAGCAATCGGTTAATTTATTTAGTGATTGA
- the pta gene encoding phosphate acetyltransferase encodes MSKGIYVATIEPNSGKSVVVLGLMRMLLGKTAKVGYFRPIIEDLEAGEMDNHINTVMSHFELDINYKKTFAYTRSQVLDLYNQGKSGEVIDEIIKKYKNLEAHFDFVLVEGTDFSHENSSLELDINILISKNLGIPVIIVSQGDKKELKEIVDSVQLAHNTFIQDVDVLSIITNKVNPEDLSTLKAQLKTRISNGTDITVIPKIPNLSSPTVKEISKALNGEVLFGQDMLNNLTENFSVGAMQLRNYLIHLKENALVIAPGDRADIILGALQANISKNYPKIAGIILTGGLIPEEPILKLIEGLSSIVPLISVKGGTYHVASSIGNIKSRIYAENKEKIATSIAAFEKHVDTDKLAERLITFESEIFTPRMFQYNLLQRALNDKKHIVLPEGYDERVLRAAARLINAHVVELTLLGDEDKIKELIEKLDIPLNIKEINIVSPTKSPHFEDYASTFYELRKHKNISIQMARDAMSDVSYFGTMMIYKGHADGMVSGAVHTTQHTLRPALQFIKTKPGVNLVSSIFFMCLEDRISVFGDCAINPNPNAQQLAEIAISSAQTAKEFGIEPKVAMLSYSSGSSGKGADVEKVREATDIVKGQTSDLKIEGPIQYDAAVDMRIGKSKLPDSEVAGHASILIFPDLNTGNNTYKAVQRETGALAIGPVLQGLNKPVNDLSRGCTADDIYSTVIITAIQAQNQ; translated from the coding sequence ATGAGCAAAGGAATTTATGTAGCTACTATTGAGCCTAACAGTGGAAAATCTGTTGTTGTTCTTGGCTTAATGCGTATGCTTTTGGGAAAGACTGCTAAGGTTGGGTATTTTAGACCAATCATTGAAGATCTTGAAGCTGGAGAAATGGATAATCACATCAATACAGTGATGTCTCATTTTGAACTAGATATTAATTACAAAAAAACATTTGCATATACAAGAAGCCAAGTGCTTGACTTATATAATCAGGGGAAATCTGGTGAAGTTATAGATGAAATTATAAAAAAATACAAAAATCTTGAAGCCCATTTTGATTTTGTTTTAGTAGAAGGTACTGATTTCTCTCACGAAAACTCAAGTTTAGAACTAGATATTAATATTTTGATATCTAAAAATCTGGGGATTCCTGTTATTATAGTTTCTCAAGGAGACAAAAAAGAACTTAAAGAGATCGTGGATAGTGTTCAATTAGCACATAATACTTTTATACAAGATGTTGATGTGCTTTCAATAATCACTAACAAAGTAAACCCTGAGGACCTTTCTACGCTTAAAGCACAATTAAAAACACGTATAAGCAACGGAACAGATATTACTGTTATACCTAAAATCCCTAACCTTAGCAGTCCTACTGTAAAAGAAATTTCAAAAGCTTTAAATGGCGAAGTTCTTTTTGGTCAAGACATGCTAAATAACCTAACCGAAAATTTTAGCGTAGGAGCTATGCAATTACGTAATTATTTAATCCATCTAAAGGAAAATGCACTGGTTATCGCACCTGGTGATAGAGCCGATATTATCTTGGGAGCTTTACAAGCTAATATTTCAAAAAATTATCCTAAAATTGCTGGGATTATTTTAACAGGCGGCCTTATCCCTGAGGAACCTATTTTAAAACTTATTGAAGGACTTTCCAGTATTGTGCCTCTTATTAGTGTAAAGGGCGGCACATATCATGTAGCTAGTAGTATTGGAAATATTAAATCTAGAATATATGCCGAAAACAAAGAAAAAATAGCCACATCTATAGCTGCTTTTGAAAAACATGTAGATACAGACAAGCTAGCAGAACGGCTTATTACTTTTGAATCTGAAATATTTACACCTAGAATGTTTCAATACAATTTACTACAACGTGCCCTAAATGATAAAAAGCATATTGTTTTACCTGAAGGTTATGATGAACGTGTTTTGCGTGCAGCTGCAAGATTAATTAATGCGCATGTCGTAGAACTAACACTTCTGGGCGATGAAGATAAAATTAAGGAGCTTATTGAAAAACTAGATATTCCACTAAACATTAAGGAAATAAACATCGTATCACCAACTAAATCACCACATTTTGAAGACTATGCAAGCACTTTTTATGAACTCAGAAAGCATAAAAATATAAGCATACAAATGGCAAGAGATGCCATGTCTGACGTTTCATATTTTGGCACGATGATGATTTATAAAGGTCATGCAGATGGTATGGTTTCCGGAGCGGTACATACTACACAACATACTTTACGACCTGCATTACAATTTATAAAAACAAAACCCGGAGTAAACTTGGTATCATCTATTTTCTTTATGTGCTTAGAAGACAGAATTTCTGTGTTTGGAGATTGTGCCATTAATCCAAATCCGAATGCACAACAATTGGCAGAAATAGCTATTTCGTCAGCACAAACGGCAAAAGAATTTGGTATAGAGCCTAAAGTTGCTATGCTTTCTTACTCATCTGGTTCTTCCGGAAAAGGGGCTGATGTAGAAAAAGTTAGAGAAGCTACCGATATTGTAAAAGGGCAAACTTCAGATTTAAAAATCGAAGGCCCTATTCAATATGATGCTGCGGTAGATATGCGTATTGGAAAAAGTAAATTACCAGATTCTGAAGTAGCTGGGCATGCCAGTATTTTAATTTTTCCAGATTTAAACACAGGCAATAATACTTACAAAGCCGTACAACGAGAAACAGGAGCATTAGCTATAGGACCTGTTTTACAAGGGTTAAATAAACCGGTAAATGATCTTAGTAGAGGTTGTACTGCTGATGATATTTATAGTACAGTTATCATTACTGCTATTCAAGCTCAAAATCAATAA
- the gldA gene encoding gliding motility-associated ABC transporter ATP-binding subunit GldA, producing the protein MSIEVVGVSKHYGEQKALNNISFKVNKPEIVGFLGPNGAGKSTMMKILTTYINPSKGAAKVNGYDIKESTQLVQQSVGYLPEHNPLYLEMFVKEYLNFNANIYKVSKQRVNEVIELTGLTPEVHKKIGQLSKGYRQRVGLANALLHDPEVLILDEPTTGLDPNQLIDIRNLIKEIGETKTVFLSTHIMQEVEAMCDRVIIINKGEIVADKKLNELRDTKEQIVIVEFDYRVEDAFLLKLPKVKSVANTHGFVYEITFKTSEDMRSYVFDFAHDNQLKILQLNQKNASLESLFRDLTSK; encoded by the coding sequence ATGTCTATTGAAGTAGTAGGAGTTTCAAAACACTATGGCGAACAGAAAGCTTTAAATAATATTTCATTCAAAGTTAACAAACCAGAAATTGTTGGATTTTTAGGGCCTAATGGTGCTGGGAAATCTACTATGATGAAAATTTTAACTACTTATATTAACCCTAGCAAGGGTGCTGCGAAGGTAAATGGATATGACATAAAAGAAAGCACACAACTTGTTCAACAAAGTGTCGGATATTTGCCAGAGCATAATCCGTTATATTTAGAGATGTTTGTTAAGGAATATTTAAACTTTAATGCCAATATTTATAAGGTTTCCAAACAACGTGTTAATGAGGTTATTGAACTTACAGGTTTAACTCCAGAAGTTCACAAAAAAATAGGACAACTTTCTAAAGGGTATCGACAGCGCGTAGGTTTAGCTAATGCATTATTACATGATCCCGAAGTTTTGATATTAGATGAACCAACCACTGGTTTAGACCCAAACCAATTGATTGATATTAGAAATCTCATAAAAGAAATTGGAGAAACTAAAACCGTATTTCTATCTACACATATTATGCAAGAGGTCGAAGCTATGTGTGATCGTGTCATCATAATTAATAAGGGAGAAATTGTTGCAGATAAAAAACTTAACGAATTACGTGATACCAAAGAACAAATTGTTATTGTAGAGTTTGATTATCGTGTTGAAGATGCTTTTTTACTAAAACTTCCAAAAGTAAAAAGCGTAGCTAATACGCATGGTTTTGTTTATGAAATCACTTTTAAAACTTCGGAAGATATGCGGTCTTATGTATTTGACTTTGCTCATGATAATCAATTGAAAATTTTACAACTCAATCAAAAGAATGCCAGTTTAGAATCACTTTTCAGGGATTTAACATCAAAATAA
- a CDS encoding prephenate dehydratase: protein MIKTVAIQGVKGSFHHIVSQQFFDKPVDAIECLTFDRVVDSLITKECDAAIMALENSIVGSIIPNYALIDKYGLHIVGEHYIDVQHNLMAWPDQRIEDIEEVYSHPMALLQCKEFFKQYPHIKLVEDKDTAEVAQRIHKNKLKGVGAIASTLAADIFELDILAPSIQTIKHNETRFVIIKRTNSEVPENEISKASVKFESDHKRGSLAAILNVMSDCKLNLTKIQSLPIVETPWKYAFFVDVTFEKYMDFKKSKSIIDIMGEGLKVLGEYKNAKL, encoded by the coding sequence TTGATTAAAACGGTAGCTATACAAGGAGTAAAAGGATCATTTCATCATATTGTGTCACAACAATTTTTTGATAAGCCAGTTGATGCCATTGAATGTTTAACATTCGATAGGGTCGTTGATTCTTTAATTACTAAAGAATGCGATGCTGCTATTATGGCCTTAGAAAATTCTATAGTAGGATCTATTATTCCTAATTATGCTTTAATTGATAAATATGGCTTACACATTGTTGGAGAGCATTATATAGATGTTCAGCACAATTTAATGGCATGGCCAGATCAACGTATAGAAGACATAGAAGAAGTGTATTCGCATCCCATGGCATTGTTGCAGTGCAAAGAGTTTTTTAAACAATATCCTCACATTAAATTAGTGGAAGATAAGGATACAGCAGAGGTGGCCCAACGGATACATAAAAATAAGCTTAAAGGGGTAGGTGCTATTGCAAGTACTTTGGCTGCCGATATATTTGAGTTAGATATTCTGGCACCAAGTATTCAAACTATAAAACACAACGAAACGCGTTTTGTTATAATAAAGCGAACAAATTCTGAAGTACCCGAAAATGAAATTAGCAAAGCTTCGGTTAAGTTTGAAAGCGACCATAAACGAGGCAGTTTAGCAGCCATTCTTAATGTGATGAGTGATTGTAAATTGAATTTAACTAAAATTCAATCATTACCAATAGTTGAAACGCCTTGGAAATATGCTTTTTTTGTTGATGTTACTTTTGAAAAATACATGGATTTTAAAAAATCAAAATCTATAATTGATATTATGGGAGAAGGCCTTAAAGTGCTGGGTGAATATAAAAATGCTAAATTATGA